From Caretta caretta isolate rCarCar2 chromosome 14, rCarCar1.hap1, whole genome shotgun sequence, the proteins below share one genomic window:
- the LOC125629571 gene encoding E3 ubiquitin-protein ligase TRIM7 produces the protein MAAANPAQQLLGELTCSVCLDYFKDPVCLDCGHHFCQACITQRWEALSTNFHCPECRETFSQRNFKPNRQLRNIVEASRMFTLEPTKEPEVGTVCEKHNEDLKVICQKDQIPICSGCHLSRDHREHSAVPKEEGAEDYKDQIRSRLEILKKERDEILSFKLSGENKSQELLKQLETEKQKIVSEFQRLRQFLEEQEQLLLAQLEELNKEIEKRRAEYVAKLSEEISSFNYLISEMEQKCQQTASEFLQDIKGTLSKCEREKFQNPVAFSSDLKWRSWESSQRTASLETIMKKFKDSLSSRQRLDKVNVTLDPDTAHPQLIVSADRKSVRRGDTWQDLPNNPGRFDTELCVLGCEGFTSGRHYWEIELKEGEVCIVGVVRESVSRKGDIDFNPERGIWAVLCSEDRYWALTSPDDLTPFSPSRGPRRIRVYLDYEEGRVAFFDAGNGDPIVTFPPASFAGERIRPLFSGPLLFISFSSLLGPCA, from the exons ATGGCTGCTGCGAATCCAGCACAACAGCTCCTAGGTGAACTGACTTGTTCAGTGTGTCTAGATTATTTTAAAGATCCAGTGTGTCTGGACTGTGGCCACCATTTCTGCCAGGCCTGCATCACTCAGCGCTGGGAGGCATTGAGTACAAACTTCCACTGTCCTGAGTGCAGAGAAACCTTCTCCCAGAGAAACTTCAAACCAAACAGACAGCTAAGGAATATTGTAGAAGCTTCCAGAATGTTTACACTGGAGCCAACAAAAGAACCAGAAGTTGGGACAGTGTGTGAAAAACACAACGAGGATTTAAAAGTCATCTGCCAAAAGGATCAAATACCCATTTGCTCCGGTTGCCACCTGTCCCGAGATCACAGAGAACACTCTGCGGTTCCCAAAGAGGAAGGTGCTGAGGATTACAAG GACCAAATTCGGAGCCGTTTGGAGATtctgaagaaagagagagacgAGATTTTGTCATTTAAATTGAGTGGGGAAAATAAAAGCCAGGAACTGCTG AAACAGCTAGAAACTGAGAAGCAGAAGATTGTGTCTGAATTTCAGCGATTGCGCCAGTTTCTGGAGGAACAAGAGCAACTCCTCCTGGCCCAGTTGGAAGAGCTGAATAAGGAAATTGAAAAGAGGAGGGCTGAGTATGTTGCCAAATTATCTGAGGAAATATCTTCTTTCAATTACCTGATCAGTGAGATGGAGCAGAAGTGCCAGCAGACtgcaagtgaattcctgcag GACATCAAAGGCACCTTGAGCAA ATGTGAGAGGGAGAAGTTTCAGAACCCAGTGGCCTTTTCTTCGGACCTGAAATGGAGAAGCTGGGAATCTTCTCAAAGAACTGCGTCTCTGGAGACCATAATGAAGAAATTCAAAG ACTCTCTGTCGTCTAGACAGCGGTTGGACAAAG tgaacgtgactctggatccagacacggcccATCCCCAACTCATCGTGTCTGCTGATCGGAAAAGTGTGAGAAGGGGAGACACGTGGCAGGATCTGCCCAACAACCCTGGGAGATTTGACACTGAGCtctgtgtgctgggctgtgagggattcaccTCGGGCCGACATTACTGGGAGATAGAGCTAAAGGAAGGCGAAGTCTGTATTGTGGGGGTGGTCAGAGAGTCTGTGAGCAGGAAGGGAGATATCGATTTTAACCCTGAGCGGGGGATCTGGGCTGTGCTGTGCAGTGAGGATCGGTACTGGGCTCTCACGTCCCCTGATGATCTCACCCCCTTCTCCCCGAGCCGGGGACCCCGCAGGATCCGGGTTTATCTGGACTATGAAGAGGGGCGGGTGGCGTTTTTCGATGCTGGCAACGGGGACCCGATCGTCACTTTCCCGCCGGCCTCTTTCGCCGGGGAGAGAATCCGCCCGCTCTTCTCTGGTCCGttgcttttcatttccttttcctctctcctgGGACCATGCGCTTAG